From the Deinococcus aerius genome, one window contains:
- a CDS encoding VOC family protein: MRALETCLYVDDLEAAEAFYSGVLGLSLFGKVAGRHLFYRLEGSMLLIFDPAASLQPGDVPPHAGKPGGHACLGIAREETDAWQARLEGHGLKVTRYAWGNRGESLYFEDPAGNVLELAPPSIWGLG, translated from the coding sequence ATGCGCGCCCTCGAAACTTGCCTGTACGTGGACGATCTGGAGGCCGCCGAGGCGTTCTACTCGGGCGTTCTGGGCCTCAGCCTTTTCGGGAAGGTGGCGGGGCGGCACCTCTTCTACCGGCTGGAGGGCTCCATGCTGTTGATCTTTGACCCGGCGGCGAGCCTTCAACCTGGCGACGTGCCGCCGCACGCGGGAAAGCCGGGCGGACACGCCTGCCTGGGAATCGCGCGGGAGGAGACGGACGCCTGGCAGGCGCGGCTGGAGGGGCACGGCCTGAAGGTGACCCGCTACGCCTGGGGCAACCGGGGCGAGAGTCTGTACTTCGAGGACCCGGCGGGGAACGTGCTGGAACTGGCACCGCCGAGCATCTGGGGGTTGGGGTGA